A stretch of DNA from Diospyros lotus cultivar Yz01 chromosome 14, ASM1463336v1, whole genome shotgun sequence:
ttagggcccacataagccacacattggcacccaagtcctcaTACAAACCTGTTGACAGTCTttttataggctaccatatcatcactATTCCAAACATGCTATCTCCTGTCATCATATTATCTTATCCTACCGTTgtcgtgggactctaacccccggtcttgTTGATgtcgtgggactctaacccccggtcttgCTATTGTCGTGGGTCTTATCCCAAGGTCCTTCCCTCGGGCTTCCCCCGAGCTAATCTCTAAACCAAGCCGAAGCTCTCTCGGGccagtactcccgacacccggaCTGGCACGATACTCCCGCcaagaataacagtaacaatagaaccatgcaatgtaacacataagaaatgcaatggcttctgcagcataaacgtgatggcaaggcccccataaaccaagcatcaggccatgctatacctacataggaatacacacatgccgCATGTTCTAAATGCATATGTTCACCTAGGGTACcaaaattggctcttagaccaaccgggtcatgcaaatactcacacatcccatcaaaCACAATGCATGTCCCACCAATGAGTGCAACTCAGTCCCTAtacagcacacacatcatgatatgcacaaaccaaggtgGAAATCTGGCAGTACTAGCTCTTCTAGTCCGTCTAGagcttatcgtaacagccgatgactggtgcccatacatccagccatcaattgCCACGACCTACAGTCGACAGTCAATTGTTTTGTACCttatacccttaagacacacattaAACTTAGTCACTTAAACCCATCATTTCGCACACTTTACTCATGACAACATAaacaccattatgtcattcacgtTCTCATCTATTATCATACGAAAgaaaccatctccacattcatgATAACTTATTAACAGAACCCCATAATCTTGACCATAGTCACTTTCTAAGAACTTAGCCCCACAAGTTCGACATCATTCTTAAGGGAaacggagcgatacgaagctccgtgacggtcaaaatgaaagacaccaagacatcattgcttagctcattccattaacaataaactcattcataaaatataagttatagggtggttaccacgcagattattattattattgcgtGAAACCGAttcacggtgagggagggaataaaatacgaaaaatCACAGAGacttttatgagaaataaagaACACGAGAAGGGGGTTAGGATCTTACCTGAAAATGGTTGATTCTTGACTTTTACGCACTCCTGTTGCGAAGTAATACAATTAAAGTAGATAATAAGTTCTCGGgtcctaattaattaatttcgaCCGTATAAGATTAATATCTCTATGTGTATAAtcttctaataatttatttaacttatctGGACACTTAAAACGTGGATTAAACCAAATTTTCTCcgctttttcttcaatttttcacccATGCGAGCTGCTGGCCGATCCCTTCCTTCACTGCTCGCGGCCTTCCTTTCTCCGAGCTCTTTCTTACAGATTTTCATCCCAATTTATACTCTTTAGAGTGCCTTAGGCACTAAGCTTTTCCCCAACCCCAATGACTTGTTGAACCAATTTCACACTAAGCTTTTCCCCAACCCCAATGACTTGTTGAACCAATTTCAACCACATTTAAGCTCCAAGACACACGATTTTATCCCATTTTACTTAATTAGAAAGAGATTGGATTCCAAATTACAGAGGCTGAACGTGGCTCCACATTACCCatatgataatattatatatatacatatatatgtgtatagtTTACTTATTGATTTTGAGAGTAAATTATGCACAGTAACTTGTCCCAATTTGcaatctctttttttatttaattatttagttattttattttttatatattcatattaatttttataatatttatttacctTAAACACTTAATAATCTAAATCTTAGAAATTCTACAAACTTCTTATCACTTCCTCATttagaaatacaataaatttaatattctcttttaaatttctttaactcACAAATATTTCATAAGTCATCAATCACTctaaatattgaaattaataattattatttatcttcaaaatttcGAATGTTACAATGTAGGTGCCTTTGTTGACACAGCTCGTTTTGACCTACACTCGCGGTTGATGATTTTGTTCAAGCAGTTAAGCTTCATGCCTACATCCACAACTAAACATCCAATGAAGAAGGGAGGGCCATGCGTTGGCTTAGTAACTGAATCCACCAAGCATTATGGGATGGTGCCTTTGAGAAAAAATGTGGTCATTCAGGGGAATGCATATTGCATCCATGGCGAAAAAGCAACTTTGCTTGTAGTCATTTGAATTGTGGTCTTGGACAGGGGTAAGTGCTTTTATGTAGATAGTTTGTATGTTTTAAGAGGGTTGGAACTCCAGGATCTATGATAGTTGATGATGGTGCCGGGAAATGGCTATACCTGGGAGGATAATTGTTGTCCATCTTAGGAGAGTCGAACCATCCTTGAACTTTTACATCCATGAGAGGGAATTAAGTTACAAGCCCAAGGTTGTTTGAGGATGTTAATGGCCATGAAAACAATTTATATGGGCAATCTAAGTCTTGTGGTGAGATGTTGTCATAGTTGTAACGAtatgatattttgagaaaaaaataattttttgtatttctacaatttattagagatttgtgattttaaagaatttaaaacaggacattaaatttattatatctttaatTGAGGTAGTGATCCaaaatttgtgaaattttcaagatctaaattataattaagtgtttaaggtgaataaattaaatattataataattgatgtataataaataataaaataagaaaataaggaaagtgAACACAGTTCTGAAGTAAAGtggccgtatatatatattatgataagttatattaataacatatattaattatagtaatttaataaatatgttgTGTGTAAGCAAGGAAAGGGGGAGGATGCTCCCACGTGTTGCCATCtcaaacattatatatatatatatatatatattggtgagTGTGTGGGGGGGGGTCATAGTACACGAAAGTCAATAATACTGGTTGAAAATTAAGCAAAAGAGACAATGGGAAATGAAATTGGCAGGCGTAATCATGCGCTGGGAAACCTCAATTGGAGACCTAATCTCTAGGATTCTAAGGAcaatgttatatatgtatgtaaatatatatatatatatataaattataatataataaggtGATACATAGAGAGATAGAAGGAGAGTTATTAATGTAGAATTCTCGTCTTACACACGACCTATCCTACCTTTATTGTCTACGTCCATCTCAGCCCTATCTATAGCTCATCTGTCAATAGGGAAGGCCAGCGTTCCATGCAAAGGAATGTCCATATCGTCATTCAATAACAAACAAAATCTATTATTCATCAACGACCGCACCTCAGTTGTCTAAATAGGAACGACCTTAAAAGTGCCATCAACAATCGCAATTGGGGACACATAAAAGGGATCCTTTAGCACATTGTGCTGTCTAAATAGGAACGACCTTAAAAGTGCCATCAATAATCACAATTGGGGACATAGAAACTGGATCCTTTAGCACATTGTGTCAAAACCTCTTTGGGTAATCTCAACCCCCTTTCCTTTATTATTTGTAGGAGTAGACTTATCCTTTTGGGCATTGCTCATCTCATCTtgaattagatgataaatcttAAGATAATTGAATAGACTATGGCAAAACACATGACAATGAGAGCACACAAAAGGAAATCGTTGATACTCTACCAGCAAATATGCAGCCTTGGGATACCTCGTGAACTCATCAAAGCCAAAGTAATGAACTTAGGGTGCCTTTGATTggtattatttttgaaaaatatctattttttttacctaaatttctatttttgacatgtttaattgatattatttttcatgaaaaatattttctagcttTTGCGCACATGACCTCATTTTCCTCCAAAAgctagaaaacattttctttgcAGGAGtgtagattttatttttcaggtaattcttttctcatttttcatgtCTTCTCCCATGGCTcgcctctccctctctctccacCAGCAAAATCTCGAATACAATCGAAATTGTCTCTTCTCTTTCTAGATAAATTCTCTCTCCTACAGAAATTGCCTCTTCCCTCTCTTTGCAAAAATCGCCCAAACAGGtaaatattcataaatttttcCTCTTTATTGTGATTGGTGAGAAGAGTTCAGAGATAAAAAAACACTGTAAAAGCCTCTCAAGATCTTCGGCTCCATACATCTCTTTCTCCACTATCATCTCCACCATTGATTCTCTGAAGTCGCTGTACGGATCGGGCGAATTTTTCACCACCGCATAGCTCTCTAAGTCAACTTTCCCGCTTCGGCCCTCAGCCGAACTGCCCCCTTTCCGGCTGATGTTTCCGGTTCTCCAGCGAGGCCTCCGCAGCGGTTTCCTGAGGGAAACGGTGATTCCCTGGCGAGATGAGTCGAGAGAATCGAAGCTAGAAAACGCGTTGCTTTTGGCGTCAATTTCGGCTTCTCCGTCGTCGGTGCTAAACCGCGAAGAACTTGCGTTCTTGGCAAAGAACAAGTTCCTGGTTTCGGAAGCAGCTTTCCGCGTACTCCGTTTTGGGGTTCTTGGCCATGGAAGGACGATGATGGATTCGGACGGTGGTTAGAGGATTGATAATGGAGTTTTTGATTTCTGTAGCAACaatgtatatattttcagtaaTATTGATGATAATGTATATATTCCTGATACTCCGGTTAACTGAGAACAAAAAATAGctctaaaaattcataaatcctTGTAAACCATATCTAGAgcgtgaaaaaataaaataataataataaataaataaattacctcTTACCATTTTTCGTGATGAAAGGCAAATTAGAATTGCAGCCGCATGAAGCTACACACACCCTAGCAAACCCCAACCTAATTTTAACCTTAGTCGTAGGGTAGAGATGGCAAAagggctggcccggcccggcccgccACTAAGTGACTCgtgggccaagcgggccgggccaaatcggcccgcttaaaaacgggccaaCAGATTGTTGGCCCTAGCCCGACCCTACACGAGCCCGCGGGCCAAATGGGTAGCAGgcagtgagcgagagagggcaAGGGGCGAGAttgagagcgaggggcgcgggcgacagAGGACGAGCGAGGACAAGCGAAGGCAACTGAGGGGTGAGGGCGGCGAGACGAGGACGAGggtgagacagagggcgagacgagggcgagggtgagacagAGGGCGGGCGAGGGTGAGACAGAGTGAGGGGcacgggcgagggcgagggggaGGGCGAGGGagaggtgagggcgagggcgagacgagggtgagggcgacagagggcgagacagaggacgactgaggggcgagggcgaaggcgagggcgagacagagggcgagagcgaggggagCGAGcaagggcgagacagagggtgagggcgagggtgagacgAGGGGGAGGGCGAGATTAGCGGGCcaggccaaatcggcccggccttaaatgggccagcaaaatgctggccctagcccgatGCCAGGCCGGGCCCCAACGGACCAGCCCGTCGAGccaagcccattttgccatctctatcGTAAGGTCTGCATAAAGTGATTTTCCTAGCCCACTAGTGATAACAAGACCCTTTATGGACCATCCCTTCGGAGACACGTTATGAATTTTGACCTTCATGAGAATAGAAGAGTGAGACCCTAGTGAAAGAATAACCCAAGTTCACGACATTTCAAAATTAACAGCCTACCCACAAAGTGCCACAACCAACATCAAAGGCACCCAACATATGGTATGCgtatcaaaacaaaaaaggtAAAATCCATCATTGACCATTGGAAGACTGAACCATTGGAAAGGGTAACCTTTTTTCAATAAAGTAACCTACCAGAGTGTCGTGTTCTCCTCAATGATATCTAGTGGTACTTTCACTTTTGGGAACCCGTTCTCCAAACCGTGAGGGGGGATATGTACAAGCTTTGGCTGGGATTTAGGGATCACTGGATTCCAACATACCAGCTCAATATGGTTTCGAAGTAGCCTTATTGCTATGCGAAGGCGCCATATTAGCCCTTGGGGTATGCTTAGTAGCCTCGGCCTGAGCTGCCCCGCCAGTATTCGAATTGTTCCACCAATTAACATGCCTATCTGCTCGATTACCCGAATGTTTTAGACGAGCATTCCTTCCTTCAACGCAAGGGATTGAAAACTGCATCTTTTGGGCATCGTGATGATTTTTGGCATGCCCAGCTTCTTTCAAGGCATCCTTCATAACGAGATCTTGGCTACCAACCACCCCACCTCCCCAAATCTAACCAACAGGGGCCTGAGCAGGAATGATCTCATCCCTCCTGTGTAGTAGATTAATGGGATCCTAAAGTTGACTAGAATCTTCAGTTGCCCGGTGAATCGGAGAAAGACAAGTCCAATCGTGGCCTTCCCCAACACACGGCACTTGATTAATGGCCGGATTCAATCCAAAATTGCCACTGCCTGACGACTTACCCAAACCAGGAAATCAATGACTAGCCTCCCTCTCTTGATTAATCGGTTGCGATGAGGCTAACTCCAACGCACCTGCAGCTACCTCAGGCACCCATTCTTGTCGGCCATCATCGTGCTCGGCCAAATCTGCCCAACTTGTCACGAAAGTTCCAGATTCAGTTAGCAGACCACAAGTAAGCCGGCGACTGGAAAACCCCTCCCCATGACCCAAGTTATCCACCCGGCCATCATCAACCAAATCTCCCATTCCCAAACTTCCATCGAGATCATCAACCTTCACACTCCTCGAATCAATCCAGCCATCTGAGATAGCCAAGTGTCTTACCTTCCAAAGCCCATATCGCGCCTCGTCATAGGAGAGTTCCAGACCTGTAGCCGTCAACAAATAACCTGACCCTGAGACCTTCAATTGAGTTCGCAGAGACGCCATATTCGGACTCGTCGTCACAATCTAGTCTTCATCTGGCCCTTTGGGCCGCGATTTCGACCTTGCTCTTGCCTTGAGACTTCCAACCGTGACTCCCCCCGTCGGGGCAGAGCCCCTAGACGTCTATCTCGCTGGCGAGACCGGCCGAGacctcattttcattttaatataaaatatttaattttaccaCTTTACtaattttaatctttattttgtGCTTCCACCCATTacttgtgttttttattttaacagaataaataaattacaaacaaGCATTTGACCATTATTTAAGTCGAGTatcaaatttgtaatttattagTATTAATTCTAACGAATCACTTTCTCATCACTTGACTTTTGATATGGGGGCAATTTTAAtctttatctaaattttattttaaaaaatataaaaattggaccataattaaagactaccatctaataaatttttattttttatttacactttttatataaatttaactatAAATACCTCTTAGACAAGTATAAAAATTCACACAATAATATCTAATTTATTGTTTTAGGTGTTGAATGTATAGTTCATGCGCCAAAGAGATTTCCTCAATTAtacttctttctcttatttaataatataaattatcttaGTAAATACTagcaataagaagaagaaaataaatatataataaaagatcggaaatgaaaatgaaaataaaacaaaattatcaaataaatgtTAAGTTCATATTTgttctaataataaaaatagaacgggtaatatcaagaataattgttaaggtttaataaatatattttatttttagataatgtgtattatttttagttaaaataattttattaattaataaaatattacaaaatatgatatatttattatgaactgataaaattattttgaaattaataataatatactttagatattgaaattgaaattttattatttttaaaataataataattaacaatattcaTAGATATAAAAgaatcaaacaaaaaagaaaatgcgGACACAACCATCAAGCATACAACGTCTAAATCATTAAAGGCATTACTTTAAGGTAACATGATTTTATAGtagaataaaaatgatttaacaCCCCAACCTTTTGGTGTAGTATTTAtgggggtgtttgttaactaagataagagggagaaaaggtcagatatgggaagcatttcggatgtttggtctttccaacgtgtttgttaagcttatctggCCATTTCTGAAAAAGGcatcacgtgacctcttatctccccctttcaagataaatttatccgacctcccccatcggataaatttatctagctctttcaagataaacctcaattacttatctacctcttgtaagatagttaatgccatttaatgcattttaaagatttaaatttattaaaaagcttatttatttatctcttataattaatattatttaatatatttttaaattattatatgttttgacaatttttaaaatttaaatgacattattcatttcattaatttttaaaatttaaatttctctctctctatatatattttattaactaatataattcatttcatcaatgtttaaattattttatttaattttatattttattatctattatgaaaatatgttttggcta
This window harbors:
- the LOC127790164 gene encoding uncharacterized protein LOC127790164, whose protein sequence is MASLRTQLKVSGSGYLLTATGLELSYDEARYGLWKVRHLAISDGWIDSRSVKVDDLDGSLGMGDLVDDGRVDNLGHGEGFSSRRLTCGLLTESGTFVTSWADLAEHDDGRQEWVPEVAAEPPSESIIVLPWPRTPKRSTRKAASETRNLFFAKNASSSRFSTDDGEAEIDAKSNAFSSFDSLDSSRQGITVSLRKPLRRPRWRTGNISRKGGSSAEGRSGKVDLESYAVVKNSPDPYSDFRESMVEMIVEKEMYGAEDLERLLQCFFISELFSPITIKRKNL